The Collimonas sp. PA-H2 genome contains a region encoding:
- a CDS encoding glutathione S-transferase family protein → MPKTTLSITSKNYSSWSLRGWLLTRFSGLEFQENIISPDDPDARAEILLLSSSILVPCLYHGNIVVWDTLAIGEYLHEIRPKAGLLPADRAARAHCRSICGEMHSGFSSLRSALPMNIKARFPDFKVWSRAEADIKRITTIWKQCLATYGGPFLFGERSMADAMYAPVATRFVTYDVKLDSVCNAYCKRIIAMPEMQEWIKAAKLEPEDINELDVEF, encoded by the coding sequence ATGCCTAAGACCACCTTGAGCATCACCAGCAAGAACTATTCGTCATGGTCCTTGCGCGGCTGGCTGCTGACCCGATTTTCCGGCCTGGAATTCCAGGAAAACATCATCTCGCCGGACGATCCCGACGCCCGCGCGGAAATCCTGCTGCTGTCGTCGTCGATCCTGGTGCCTTGCCTGTACCACGGCAATATCGTGGTGTGGGATACGCTGGCGATCGGCGAATACCTGCACGAAATCCGCCCCAAGGCCGGCCTGCTGCCGGCGGATCGCGCCGCCCGCGCCCACTGCCGTTCGATCTGCGGCGAAATGCACTCCGGCTTCAGTTCGCTGCGCTCGGCGCTGCCGATGAACATCAAGGCGCGCTTTCCCGACTTCAAAGTGTGGTCGCGCGCCGAGGCCGACATCAAGCGCATCACCACCATCTGGAAACAGTGCCTGGCTACCTACGGCGGCCCCTTCCTGTTCGGCGAACGTTCGATGGCCGACGCCATGTACGCGCCGGTGGCGACCCGCTTCGTCACCTACGACGTCAAGCTGGATTCGGTCTGCAACGCCTATTGCAAGCGCATCATCGCCATGCCGGAGATGCAGGAATGGATCAAGGCGGCCAAGCTGGAGCCGGAAGATATCAATGAACTGGATGTGGAATTCTGA
- a CDS encoding polyhydroxyalkanoate depolymerase encodes MTKIYQAYQGYADLSDPMRILAGATAPMFGARWPGWPETLTLRKLAAACEVFACTQLTHQRPAFGINSAEDGGRTVSVQEEVADQTPFCTLLRFRKETKVQQPRILLVAPMSGHFATLLRGTVITLLRDHDVYITDWHNARDVALSDGRFGFDEYVAHLIRFIEKIGPGTHLVAVCQPTVAALAAVSLMAAEHHPAQPASMTLMAGPIDTRINPTAVNELAKSKPIAWFEKNLVSTVPGRYAGSQRQVYPGFLQLTAFMNMNLERHLKAFQNLYNYLVEGEDEKANTIKTFYAEYFAMSDLAAEFYLETVQSVFQDHALPLGEMQALGRTIEPAAIRRTALFTIEGEKDDICAVGQTVAAQDMCSGIRPYMKLHHVQTGVGHYGVFNGRRWDNEIYPRLREFIHSHEP; translated from the coding sequence ATGACGAAAATTTACCAGGCATATCAGGGCTATGCGGACCTCAGCGACCCCATGCGCATCTTGGCTGGCGCTACTGCACCAATGTTCGGCGCCAGATGGCCGGGCTGGCCGGAGACCCTGACGCTGCGCAAGCTGGCGGCGGCCTGCGAAGTGTTTGCATGCACCCAGTTGACGCATCAGCGCCCAGCATTCGGGATAAACAGCGCGGAAGACGGCGGCCGCACAGTTTCGGTGCAAGAAGAGGTGGCCGACCAGACGCCGTTCTGCACCTTGTTGCGTTTCCGTAAGGAAACCAAGGTTCAGCAACCGCGGATACTGCTGGTGGCGCCGATGTCGGGCCACTTCGCCACCTTGCTGCGCGGCACTGTCATAACCCTGTTGCGCGATCACGACGTCTACATCACCGACTGGCACAATGCGCGCGATGTCGCCCTCAGCGATGGCCGCTTCGGTTTCGACGAATATGTCGCCCACCTGATCCGCTTTATCGAGAAAATCGGCCCCGGTACGCACCTGGTGGCGGTTTGCCAGCCGACCGTGGCGGCGCTGGCGGCGGTCTCGCTGATGGCGGCCGAGCATCATCCGGCGCAGCCGGCCAGCATGACCCTGATGGCCGGTCCGATCGATACCCGCATCAATCCGACCGCGGTCAATGAGTTGGCGAAAAGCAAGCCTATCGCCTGGTTCGAGAAAAACCTGGTGAGCACCGTTCCCGGCCGTTACGCCGGCAGCCAGCGCCAGGTCTATCCTGGCTTTTTGCAGCTGACGGCCTTCATGAACATGAACCTGGAGCGCCACCTGAAGGCCTTCCAGAACCTGTACAACTACCTGGTCGAAGGGGAGGATGAAAAAGCCAATACCATCAAGACCTTCTATGCGGAGTATTTCGCCATGTCGGACCTGGCGGCGGAGTTCTATCTGGAAACCGTGCAAAGCGTGTTCCAGGATCATGCATTGCCGCTTGGTGAAATGCAGGCATTAGGGCGTACCATAGAACCGGCAGCGATCCGCCGCACCGCGCTGTTCACGATCGAAGGAGAGAAGGATGACATCTGTGCGGTGGGGCAGACCGTGGCGGCGCAGGACATGTGCAGCGGCATACGGCCGTACATGAAGTTGCATCATGTGCAGACCGGGGTAGGGCATTATGGCGTCTTCAACGGCCGCCGCTGGGACAATGAAATCTATCCGCGCTTGCGCGAATTCATTCATAGCCATGAGCCATAG
- a CDS encoding cupin domain-containing protein yields the protein MDTETGSTNLFSHVREGDTEFQSGGLRDFFLYRDLGIAAATGGKVVAHLVKANMAPEVGTGWHRHEADFHIVYMLKGWARFMYEDQETLVKAGDCVHQRPGIVHFLFDYSEDMEYLEIVSPAAFTSIDMPGPCAVPAPKPWA from the coding sequence ATGGATACCGAAACGGGCTCGACAAATCTGTTTTCACATGTCCGCGAAGGCGACACCGAATTCCAGTCCGGCGGCTTGCGCGACTTTTTCCTGTACCGCGATCTCGGCATCGCCGCCGCCACCGGCGGCAAGGTGGTAGCGCACCTGGTGAAGGCCAACATGGCGCCGGAAGTCGGCACCGGCTGGCATCGCCACGAAGCGGATTTCCATATCGTCTACATGCTCAAGGGCTGGGCCCGTTTCATGTATGAAGACCAGGAAACCCTGGTCAAGGCCGGCGATTGCGTGCACCAGCGCCCCGGTATCGTGCATTTTTTATTCGACTACTCGGAAGACATGGAGTATCTTGAAATTGTTAGCCCGGCAGCATTCACGTCGATCGACATGCCCGGCCCCTGCGCCGTTCCGGCGCCCAAGCCATGGGCATGA